A portion of the Rhinolophus sinicus isolate RSC01 linkage group LG03, ASM3656204v1, whole genome shotgun sequence genome contains these proteins:
- the ONECUT1 gene encoding hepatocyte nuclear factor 6 isoform X3 — translation MNAQLTMEAIGELHGVSHEPVPAPADLLGGSPHARSSVAHRGSHLPPAHPRSMGMASLLDGGGGGGDYHHHHRAPEHSLAGPLHPTMTMACETPPGMSMPTTYTTLTPLQPLPPISTVSDKFPHHHHHHHHHHHPHHHQRLAGNVSGSFTLMRDERGLASMNNLYTPYHKDVAGMGQSLSPLSSSGLGSIHNSQQGLPHYAHPGAAMPTDKMLTPNGFEAHHPAMLGRHGDQHLTPTSAGMVPINGLPPHHPHAHLNAQGHGQLLGTARDPNPSVTGAQVSNGSNSGQMEEINTKEVAQRITTELKRYSIPQAIFAQRVLCRSQGTLSDLLRNPKPWSKLKSGRETFRRMWKWLQEPEFQRMSALRLAEGFSHSKRAPSPGRGCNGHPAAGAAPRTLGRGGYWVT, via the exons ATGAATGCGCAGCTGACCATGGAGGCGATCGGCGAGCTGCACGGGGTGAGCCATGAGCCGGTGCCCGCCCCTGCCGACCTGCTGGGCGGCAGCCCCCACGCGCGAAGCTCGGTGGCTCACCGCGGCAGCCACCTGCCCCCCGCGCACCCGCGCTCCATGGGCATGGCGTCTCTGCtggacggcggcggcggcggcggcgattaccaccaccaccaccgggCCCCTGAGCACAGCCTGGCCGGCCCCCTGCATCCCACGATGACCATGGCCTGCGAGACTCCCCCAGGTATGAGCATGCCCACGACCTACACCACCTTAACCCCTTTGCAGCCGCTGCCGCCCATCTCCACCGTCTCGGACAAGttcccccaccatcaccaccaccaccatcaccaccaccacccacaccaCCACCAGCGCCTGGCGGGCAATGTAAGCGGTAGCTTCACGCTCATGCGGGACGAGCGCGGACTGGCCTCCATGAATAACCTCTATACCCCCTACCACAAGGACGTGGCTGGCATGGGCCAGAGCCTCTCGCCCCTCTCCAGCTCCGGTCTGGGCAGCATCCACAACTCCCAGCAAGGGCTCCCCCACTATGCCCACCCGGGCGCCGCTATGCCCACCGACAAGATGCTCACCCCCAACGGCTTCGAAGCCCACCATCCCGCCATGCTTGGCCGTCACGGGGATCAGCACCTCACGCCCACCTCGGCCGGCATGGTGCCCATCAACGGCCTTCCTCCGCACCACCCCCACGCCCACCTGAACGCCCAGGGCCACGGGCAACTCCTAGGCACAGCCCGGGATCCCAACCCTTCCGTGACCGGCGCTCAGGTCAGCAATGGAAGTAATTCAGGGCAGATGGAAGAGATCAATACCAAAGAGGTGGCGCAGCGTATCACCACCGAGCTCAAGCGCTACAGCATCCCACAGGCCATCTTCGCGCAGAGGGTGCTCTGCCGCTCCCAAGGGACCCTCTCGGACCTGCTGCGCAACCCCAAACCTTGGAGCAAACTCAAATCCGGCCGCGAGACCTTCCGGAGGATGTGGAAGTGGCTGCAGGAGCCAGAGTTCCAGCGCATGTCTGCGCTCCGCTTAGCAG AAGGCTTCAGTCACAGTAAGAGAGCTCCCAGCCCAGGAAGAGGCTGCAACGGGCACCCAGCAGCTGGCGCAGCACCGCGGACCCTGGGCAGGGGTGGGTACTGGGTCACTTGA
- the ONECUT1 gene encoding hepatocyte nuclear factor 6 isoform X4, whose product MNAQLTMEAIGELHGVSHEPVPAPADLLGGSPHARSSVAHRGSHLPPAHPRSMGMASLLDGGGGGGDYHHHHRAPEHSLAGPLHPTMTMACETPPGMSMPTTYTTLTPLQPLPPISTVSDKFPHHHHHHHHHHHPHHHQRLAGNVSGSFTLMRDERGLASMNNLYTPYHKDVAGMGQSLSPLSSSGLGSIHNSQQGLPHYAHPGAAMPTDKMLTPNGFEAHHPAMLGRHGDQHLTPTSAGMVPINGLPPHHPHAHLNAQGHGQLLGTARDPNPSVTGAQVSNGSNSGQMEEINTKEVAQRITTELKRYSIPQAIFAQRVLCRSQGTLSDLLRNPKPWSKLKSGRETFRRMWKWLQEPEFQRMSALRLAVLPTQSVVLGAAARALTGNLQRSVDTQIPPLTS is encoded by the coding sequence ATGAATGCGCAGCTGACCATGGAGGCGATCGGCGAGCTGCACGGGGTGAGCCATGAGCCGGTGCCCGCCCCTGCCGACCTGCTGGGCGGCAGCCCCCACGCGCGAAGCTCGGTGGCTCACCGCGGCAGCCACCTGCCCCCCGCGCACCCGCGCTCCATGGGCATGGCGTCTCTGCtggacggcggcggcggcggcggcgattaccaccaccaccaccgggCCCCTGAGCACAGCCTGGCCGGCCCCCTGCATCCCACGATGACCATGGCCTGCGAGACTCCCCCAGGTATGAGCATGCCCACGACCTACACCACCTTAACCCCTTTGCAGCCGCTGCCGCCCATCTCCACCGTCTCGGACAAGttcccccaccatcaccaccaccaccatcaccaccaccacccacaccaCCACCAGCGCCTGGCGGGCAATGTAAGCGGTAGCTTCACGCTCATGCGGGACGAGCGCGGACTGGCCTCCATGAATAACCTCTATACCCCCTACCACAAGGACGTGGCTGGCATGGGCCAGAGCCTCTCGCCCCTCTCCAGCTCCGGTCTGGGCAGCATCCACAACTCCCAGCAAGGGCTCCCCCACTATGCCCACCCGGGCGCCGCTATGCCCACCGACAAGATGCTCACCCCCAACGGCTTCGAAGCCCACCATCCCGCCATGCTTGGCCGTCACGGGGATCAGCACCTCACGCCCACCTCGGCCGGCATGGTGCCCATCAACGGCCTTCCTCCGCACCACCCCCACGCCCACCTGAACGCCCAGGGCCACGGGCAACTCCTAGGCACAGCCCGGGATCCCAACCCTTCCGTGACCGGCGCTCAGGTCAGCAATGGAAGTAATTCAGGGCAGATGGAAGAGATCAATACCAAAGAGGTGGCGCAGCGTATCACCACCGAGCTCAAGCGCTACAGCATCCCACAGGCCATCTTCGCGCAGAGGGTGCTCTGCCGCTCCCAAGGGACCCTCTCGGACCTGCTGCGCAACCCCAAACCTTGGAGCAAACTCAAATCCGGCCGCGAGACCTTCCGGAGGATGTGGAAGTGGCTGCAGGAGCCAGAGTTCCAGCGCATGTCTGCGCTCCGCTTAGCAG